The proteins below come from a single Candidatus Neomarinimicrobiota bacterium genomic window:
- a CDS encoding tetratricopeptide repeat protein codes for MNLTVDFPMSVDRCGVVRLLFILVLGVNSAFPQGEEQVFVGSRPLGMGETFVAVADDGNTIYWNPAGLPGLRRQEITTSYTDLFGLAIINSYVGYVLPLRDEFALGLDWYYLGFDDEELGYSRNKVNFAFGFQLFQRVALGGNIKYIFNDMSLDGTSYGRSSGVGWDFGVLITPWPKLRIGLVGYDISGTSVTYDNNIEEEILSQKMRAGLAWKPREGLTIALDVDDRWHLGAEYWILEGLGIRGGVQRDRRTHKSDPPLIVPSAGIGLRYKALRFDYSFEQNPYLYPTHRFSLSFQLRPALVSITSASVLHTPLFRSLYHFYEDEEFAQVTLKNSADKDLPVKVSLYVPTMMETPHEENIVLPAKTVQEYTLGATFSDDILTSPRAPFDNLVQPEVKISYTQERQEKFAQKKMDPTYVLGRGKISWAEPERIASFVMPEDPAVDRVAKYYIGYYAPILKNYLNRSNLGRAMILFDALGSQGLSYGPDPQTPFLQISKDRSAFDTVKYPVDLLKTKVGDCDDLTVLYGSLLENLGIATRFLDVFAPGEGHIFLMFDSGVSPQSVEETFLQQSDVAIVDGRVWIPVETTLVGQPFFLAWQQGAFEYQKRKNEQTMNEIDVRRSQQTYRPGSIEGIYDTVLEEKGVSDLLKADLEQYSLMIQQIVFRQTGNLRSAEDYYDAAAIYLDFSRLSEAMEMLEDALRLRKNFPDAVNTLGVVYTKMGEYDAAIEQYNRALKLLPDHPGFKLNIAITHYLQGKKILAQQEYEEVVRLDPNFAGGLDLLLGIQERDEGGPPEEPIQFMKEISPLIVTEELETEISPPARQMWLGAEGEDVRDRAPEVEALETFRKRKAKSDNAVGLAFARRGNMEMAADFFRRAHRSDPDNTGYLVNLATAHYVLGRYDAALMEYDEIAIRNPELLPQLKFIVSKGKERAGIRLFE; via the coding sequence ATGAACCTCACCGTTGACTTCCCGATGAGCGTCGATCGGTGTGGCGTCGTCAGACTCCTGTTCATTCTGGTCCTTGGAGTGAATTCGGCGTTCCCGCAGGGAGAAGAACAGGTATTCGTGGGGTCCCGCCCCCTGGGCATGGGCGAGACATTCGTCGCCGTCGCCGACGATGGGAACACCATCTATTGGAACCCCGCTGGACTCCCCGGTCTGCGAAGGCAGGAAATCACCACAAGCTACACTGATCTATTCGGTCTGGCGATCATCAATAGCTACGTCGGTTACGTCCTTCCCTTGAGGGACGAATTCGCCCTGGGCCTCGATTGGTATTATCTCGGATTTGATGATGAGGAGCTTGGGTACTCCCGCAATAAAGTGAATTTCGCCTTTGGCTTCCAGCTCTTCCAGAGAGTTGCTCTCGGAGGTAACATCAAGTACATTTTCAATGATATGAGTCTGGACGGGACGTCGTACGGCAGAAGTTCCGGAGTCGGATGGGATTTCGGAGTGCTGATCACTCCATGGCCGAAACTGAGAATCGGTCTGGTGGGGTACGACATTTCTGGGACGTCGGTCACGTATGACAACAATATCGAAGAAGAAATTCTCAGTCAGAAGATGCGAGCCGGACTTGCATGGAAACCCCGTGAAGGTCTAACAATAGCACTTGACGTTGATGACCGCTGGCATTTGGGGGCGGAGTACTGGATATTGGAAGGACTCGGAATACGAGGGGGTGTCCAAAGGGATCGCCGGACGCACAAGTCGGATCCGCCGTTGATTGTTCCTTCTGCAGGCATTGGATTGAGATACAAAGCACTGAGATTTGATTATAGCTTTGAACAGAATCCTTATCTGTACCCCACCCATCGATTTTCCCTTTCGTTTCAGCTTCGTCCGGCACTTGTGAGCATTACCTCTGCGTCAGTCCTGCATACGCCGTTATTCAGATCGTTATACCACTTTTATGAGGATGAGGAATTCGCTCAGGTGACTCTAAAGAATTCAGCGGACAAAGATTTGCCTGTAAAAGTATCGCTGTACGTACCTACGATGATGGAAACTCCACACGAAGAGAACATCGTCTTGCCGGCGAAGACCGTTCAGGAGTATACTCTCGGGGCGACATTCTCCGATGACATTCTGACATCCCCTCGTGCGCCATTCGACAACCTTGTCCAACCCGAGGTGAAAATCTCCTACACTCAAGAAAGACAGGAAAAATTCGCTCAGAAGAAAATGGATCCTACGTACGTATTGGGACGGGGCAAAATAAGCTGGGCCGAGCCTGAAAGAATCGCCAGCTTCGTTATGCCGGAGGATCCCGCGGTGGATCGAGTAGCCAAGTACTATATTGGATACTATGCGCCGATTCTCAAGAATTACCTGAATCGTTCGAATCTCGGCAGAGCCATGATATTGTTTGACGCACTGGGAAGTCAGGGACTGTCATACGGTCCCGATCCTCAAACCCCCTTTCTGCAAATCTCGAAAGACCGGAGTGCATTCGATACGGTGAAATATCCTGTTGACTTGCTGAAAACGAAGGTGGGAGACTGCGACGATCTCACAGTGCTGTACGGGTCCTTACTGGAGAATTTGGGAATTGCTACAAGATTTCTCGACGTATTTGCTCCGGGTGAGGGGCACATATTCTTGATGTTTGACAGCGGTGTATCTCCTCAATCCGTGGAAGAGACTTTCCTGCAGCAATCTGACGTGGCCATCGTGGATGGTCGCGTATGGATCCCCGTGGAAACCACTCTGGTGGGACAACCCTTCTTTCTCGCGTGGCAGCAAGGGGCTTTCGAGTACCAAAAGCGCAAGAACGAACAGACCATGAATGAGATTGACGTTCGCCGAAGCCAGCAAACGTACCGACCTGGAAGCATTGAAGGCATTTACGACACGGTTCTGGAAGAGAAAGGTGTAAGTGATCTTCTAAAAGCCGATCTCGAACAGTACAGTCTCATGATACAGCAAATCGTGTTTCGCCAAACAGGAAATCTGCGGAGCGCGGAGGATTATTATGACGCGGCGGCCATTTATTTGGATTTCTCCCGCCTGTCAGAGGCCATGGAGATGCTGGAAGATGCTCTAAGGCTCAGGAAGAATTTTCCAGACGCCGTCAATACCCTCGGCGTTGTCTACACGAAAATGGGGGAGTACGACGCGGCCATAGAACAGTACAACCGGGCCCTAAAGCTCTTGCCCGATCACCCGGGATTCAAATTGAACATTGCCATTACTCACTACCTTCAAGGAAAAAAGATTCTTGCCCAACAGGAATATGAGGAAGTAGTGAGATTAGACCCCAATTTTGCGGGAGGGTTGGATCTGCTCCTGGGGATTCAGGAGAGAGACGAGGGAGGACCCCCGGAGGAACCTATCCAGTTTATGAAAGAGATATCCCCCTTAATCGTGACCGAAGAGCTTGAAACGGAAATCTCTCCCCCGGCGCGTCAGATGTGGCTGGGAGCTGAGGGAGAAGATGTGAGAGACCGGGCTCCTGAGGTCGAAGCGCTGGAGACGTTCAGAAAAAGGAAAGCTAAGAGCGATAACGCGGTAGGACTGGCCTTTGCCCGCCGGGGAAACATGGAGATGGCCGCGGATTTCTTTCGAAGGGCTCACAGATCTGATCCTGACAATACCGGTTACCTGGTGAACCTCGCCACGGCTCACTATGTCCTTGGACGATATGATGCCGCGCTAATGGAATACGATGAAATCGCAATCCGGAATCCTGAACTGCTTCCGCAGTTGAAATTCATCGTGAGCAAGGGCAAGGAAAGAGCTGGAATCAGGCTCTTTGAGTAG
- a CDS encoding tetratricopeptide repeat protein yields the protein MRYASTTISLLTTLFLSSYLGAALQDTAEQKDSSPGKEEQADLSDIWLNTVWKNIDEITTTKESFDVEKVTTVAGVRGAEAEDEATNELYYRGSMRSPSMEDLKSAIERLEGLIEDDPDGEKAPEFRYYVIQCYLQLGNEDKAGELGEKLLEDHPDSKWAALYKK from the coding sequence ATGAGATACGCATCAACCACGATTAGTCTATTGACGACGCTCTTTCTGTCAAGTTATCTTGGGGCGGCACTTCAAGACACAGCCGAACAGAAGGACAGTTCACCTGGAAAGGAAGAACAGGCGGATCTTTCTGATATCTGGCTCAATACCGTATGGAAGAATATCGACGAGATCACGACAACAAAGGAATCGTTTGATGTGGAGAAGGTTACTACTGTAGCGGGCGTTCGCGGAGCAGAGGCAGAAGATGAGGCTACGAATGAACTGTACTACAGGGGAAGTATGCGTTCCCCGAGTATGGAGGATTTGAAATCAGCGATAGAGAGGTTGGAGGGCCTTATCGAAGACGACCCGGATGGAGAAAAGGCGCCGGAATTCAGATACTATGTTATCCAATGCTATCTTCAGTTGGGGAACGAGGACAAGGCTGGAGAACTGGGGGAAAAGCTTCTTGAAGACCACCCAGATTCGAAGTG